TGTGTTAACATTTCAAAGTACTAGAAGATGGCACGAGggacaaattttataattttacagtgGGGATGGCTTTCCCTTGGACATAAACTACAAAGATCATAATGACAAAAATGTACCActtgcatacattaaaaaaaaaaaaaagaggttagagagggagggagccaaaacataagagattcttaaaaactgagaacaaactgagggttgatgggggggagggtgggtgatgggtattgaggagggcccctgtcgggatgagcactgggtgttgtatggaaaccaatttgacaataaacttcatatttaaatacaagaaaaagttaaaaaccctCCAGTACAGAATAGAACTATAAACAAGAATTCAGTGAAGCAATGAGGAAGGAAAGTATTTTCAATTACTTTGGCCAAGATTTGGTATCTTTGTATATAAAGAGCATTCACCAATCAATAAGTAAAATATGACTATTCCAATTGAAAAATTAATCAacgagggccgcctgggtggctcagtcaggtaagcacctgagtcggtttcggctcaggtcatgatctcacggttggtgggttcaagcactgcgtcgggctctgcactcacagcgcaggaactgcttgggttctctctctctctctgccttctccccttgCTCTGACACTGTAGCTGAAAATACACTCAGATGcggaaaaatagttttattttctgctgtAAGAACGCCCCTCCTCCAGCAATGGGGAAAAACAAGGCCCAAAGTCCAATACGAACAATTAGACCCCCGTAATAAAGCGGCAACCAGCATCGGAATGGACGCCCTAGGGAAGGAAGGGACGCTAGGTTACAATTAGCCCCTTTTGCCTGGCTCCGGCAATGTGAAAAACGGGGGCACGAAGCGCTGCATGGTCCAAACCAACAGGGAAAGCTGGTCAAGACAGGAGGCGATGGAAACCTGGAGTTGGCCAGGGTCTTCGGCAGTCAGTCGGCTAAaagtgagggaaaaagaaaatccaaatgaaatgTCATCACTCTtgcccctatctctctgccccccctcagGTGGCCGCAGGCTCAGGGTGCCACACCTACCTCTTTGGACCTAACCTTTGGTGTCTCCAATTCACTATTAGAACGGCCCTCAGGAGATAGGCCCTAGCGACCTGACACCACCCCCCACGAGGGACCCGTTTGGAACTAACATAATTAGGACGTTGCCGAGTACCGTGAACTCCTTCCGAACTGCCCCGACCTGGGGCTGGCCCTGTGTTGCCAGACACTGGTGGGCCACCTGTGCCTCCGTGGGTGACGGGAAAGGCATGGTGACGTAGCTGGTAGCCATTCGGTTAAGGCATCATCGAAAACCGATCGCGTCGGTGCCTCAGGCGTCCTGACCACTCCGAGGCCTGCTTTCCCCACGGCCACTCTCCCCCCTCTCCATCCTCTCCGGTCCGCTCCCCTCCTTGCTGGTCCATCAGGCCGCCTCTCCCCGCCACCCCTCCCGGCCACCCCTGGCCCATCCGCCCCCCGGGCCGGTCCCTCCGGTGCCCcggtccccccctcccctccttgccctgGACCCCCAGGCTGAaccccctcccctccgctccccGCCCCGTCGCCTCCTCTAGGCCCATCGCCCCGGCCACCCGCCACTCGGCCAAGAGGATACAACTGCAGCGGCTGGCTCCCCGGCCCTCCGGCTGTGGGCCCGCTGTGCCCACGGGGTCCCGGCAAAGGGTGTCCGCCAAGCCCTGGCACGGCAGCTGCGCCCGGGACGGGAGCACATGGCGCCTGCGCGACCCGCGGGGCCGCACCGGCCGCGGCACACTCCTCTCCCTCACCACCTCCACCGCCGGGGCCCTCGTGGCCTCCGGGGCCATCTGGGACACCGGGGTCTCCCGGGCCACGCTGACCCTCGGGACCGCCGGCCCCACCGCCTGCGCCTCGATCTGTGGCCTCCATGGTTCCCCGGCCTGGACTTCGGCTGAACCGCCGAgggaacgaacgaacgaacgaacgaacgcaCGAACTAACGAGGCTCCCTCGGGAAGCGGGTGACGTCACCTGCGCTCCCCGCGCACCTGCGCAAACCGGCCGGAGGCTAATGCCCAGAATCCCCTCCTGTAGGCCACTGGCACGTGACTGTTTCCGGcccggcccgcccctccccccaagcgTGTGTCTGCGCAGGCGCCAGCCGGGCGCACGTGCCAGCAGCCAGCTGACCGCCGCCCGCCGGGTCCCGGGCATCGAGGCGTGGGCCGTGCTCAGGCGCTTCTGGACAGCACCGTGCCTGTCCCTGTCTGTGGGCTCCCCGTACGGCTCGGGTCTGCGTGTGCCTGGACCCGTCcccgggggccgggggggagggggcgacgCGGGATGCCGAGCAGGGGCCACTCCCAGGCCctgcctgtcctcagggagcaCGCCCCGCACGGCCCCTAGGGGAGCTGGAAGGGACGGGCCTGGCTCCCTCACCATTTGTAGGTCCCAGGCGCCGTCAGTCCCCTAGTGCCTGCCAGCCTGGGGGAGGGTACACCGCCGAGGGCGCGACCGGCCTCCGGCCGGGGGCTCCCGGGCTCCCGCCTCCCACACCGCAATGGCTGCGGGCTTGGGCCGGGGGCCCgggggcccaggggcccaggggGACCCAGCTGGACCCGAGGGCAGCGGCACGGGGGAGTACCGCCCCGGCGACAGCTCCCCGGTCGCTTTGCCCTCTGCTGTGGCAGCCCTGACGGGCTGTCCCTCCCCCAGGAACAAAGTCTTGCGGCtctcgcgggggggggggggctggacgTGCCAGGGGCCCTCAACTGGGAGGTGACCCTGTGTCTGCCGGCCTGCTGGGTGCTGGCCTACTTCTGTGTCTGCAAGGGGGTCAAGTCAACAGGAAAGGTACAGCTGGAGGCCGGCGGGTCGGGGTGGGTGatgatggcaggggtggggacagcatggccggtggggagaaggggtgtctccgcggaggggggggggcaggggcaccaCGCCTTGCGAGGTGACCGGGCCAGGGCCTGAGGCGGGGGCAGGTCCTTGAACCCAGCCCGGTGGATTTCCCACGCGTGCCTGGGTAGTCCTCCGCAACTTCCACACTCCAGCCCAGCTGCCTTCCGTCCTGAGGGGACAGGCCCAGGCGACCGCCAGCTGAACTTGCCTGTGTCGGGCAACCCCGCCccagtttccctctcttcctcactcactacttcctcactctctgctttGCGGCCAGCCTGGGGGGACCCGGCCCGTGGCCCTCCCTTGCCTACCTGTCCTGCTCTGCTGAGGGTGGGACGGAGGCAGAGGTCTTCGCGGTCACCTCGCTGTCGCCTCTGTCTCCGGCCGGCCCAGTCCACTCCGTCCTGCCCAGGACCCTGCCTCTGTGCAGAGAACCACAGGAGGCATGGGACCTGCCTCCAAGTCATGTCCTGCTCCCCAGCCGGGGAAGGTCCTGCCTCCGCCCTCCCTCTCTACAGCTGACCTATACTTGCTGGGGCGGCCGATGGCCAGCTGAGCACCCCACTTCCTTCAGGAGGAGCCCAGGCTCTGAGGAGTAGAAGGGGGGGCTGCAGGCTGGCCTCCCGCTTGACCTCGGAGTGGACCGTACCACAGTGGGGGGAGTGTGGCCCGCCTGTCCCCCTGCTGAGGCTGGGGGCCCCTAAGTGGCGAGGCGGGGCCGCAGGGCCCCTTCTGAGCAGGTCCCCCCTccgtcccccccccgccccagatcGTGTACTTTACGGCTACCTTCCCCTGCATGGTCCTTATCGTGCTGTTGGTGCGGGGGGTGTTGCTATCCGGCGCCCTGGATGGCATCATCTACTATGTCAAGCTTGACTGGTCGAAGCTGGGGTCCCCTCAGGTGAGGGGGCGGTGGGCTGGACGGGACGAGGGGCGGGCCAGGCCGGCAgggcccctcacctcctccccgcCCTGGTCTATCTCCAGGTGTGGATAGATGCCGGGacccagattttcttttctttcgcCATCGGCCTGGGCGCCCTCACGGCGCTGGGCAGCTACAACCGCTTCAACAACAACTGCTACAAGTAGGTGCCGCAAGGCTGCCCCACCGCCCCCGCCACGCATCCTCGGGCAGCAGGCGGCCTGACCAGTCCCCGcggcccctctgcccccagggaCGCCATCATCCTGGCCCTCATCTACAGCGGGACCAGCTTTTTCGCTGGCTTCGTGGTCTTCTCCATCCTGGGCTTCATGGCCGCAGAGCAGGGCGTGCACATCTCCAAGGTGGCGGAATCAGGTGAGGACCCCGACCTCTCCGCCCGGCCTTCCGTCCTAACAGACCCCATCCGcgaacacacgtgcacacagacGTTCTGGGAAACGAGAGACAGATTCACTTCGCTTGTCCCGTCACTCGGGGCCGAGGGAGGCCTGGCCGAGCAACTGCGAGGCACAGCTGTTCCCGTTGGCCCCGAGCCGGAGCCTCGCGGGCCGGGCCACGGGGGGCCTCGAGCTCTCGTCCGTCCATCCGTGCATCCCTCCCCGGGGCCCTGGGCTGAGCCCCTCACATTCGGCCGAGTgttgcagagggagaggaggggcttTCCGGGGTGAACGGTGACCGGTGACCACAAGGGCAGCCGGCCGGCAAGACCCGGAGCCTGAGCCAGACACCCCGCTCTTGCGGGCTCAGGCCCCCCCGGCAACACCTTGACTCAAGGGGAAAGGCCCCCAGCCACCGCACGCCCCGCCCCGGCGTCATGCTTCAGTTTGGAAgctcagggaaggggagaaggggagggcggCGGGCAGTGACGAGGCCGGACGGAACGGAACGCGGGCGCGGGACACAGGTGTCGAGACCCTGCCGCTTCCCCCTTCAGGGCCCGGCCTGGCCTTCATCGCCTCCCCCCTGGCCGTCACGCTAATGCCTGTGGCCCCCCTCTGGGCTGCCCTGTTTTTCTTCATGCTGTTGCTGCTCGGCCTGGACAGCCAGGTttgcagggggggcggggggggacagGACGGAGGGTgccgggagggtgggggaggcccCGGGGCGAGGGGGGACGGCTGGCAGGTGGCCGCAAGGGCGTGGCCTGAGCGCCCGGCCACAGTTTGTAGGTGTGGAAGGCTTCATCACCGGCCTGCTCGACCTCCTCCCGGCCTCCTACTACTTCCGTTTCCAAAGGGAGATCTCCGTGGCCCTCTGCTGCGCCCTCTGCTTTGTCATCGACCTCTCCATGGTGACTgatgtgagtgggggcggggtgggggccgcCCCAGGCCTCCCGCTGCCTGCCACCTTCCCTGACCCGGCTCCGTCCCCAGGGCGGGATGTACGTCTTCCAGCTGTTTGACTACTACTCGGCCAGCCCAGCAGCACGACCCTGCTGTGGCAGGCCTTCTGGGAGTGCGTGGTGGTCGCCTGGGTGTACGGTAGGTCCGGGCCCCGGGGCGAGCTGGGGGTGCGGGCCGGAGCAGGGGTGGTGGGGCGTCCGGCTCCAGCCCTCCCGCCTCGCTCGCCCCAGGAGCCGACCGCTTCATGGACGACGTCGCCTGCATGATCGGGTACCGCCCTTGCCCCTGGATGAAATGGTGCTGGTCCTTCTTCACCCCGCTGGTCTGCATGGTAAGGGCCGGGGGAGGCCCGAGCCGGGGGAGGGGTGCCGAGGGCCCGCCGCTGGCTGAGCGCGCGGCGGGGGGTTCTCACCTGCAGGTCATCTTTATCTTCAACGTGGTGTACTACAAGCCGCTCGTCTACAACACCTACGTGTACCCGTGGTGGGGCGAGGCCATGGGCTGGGGCTTCGCGCTCTCCTCCATGCTGTGTGTGCCCCTCCACCTCCTGGGCTGCCTCCTCAGGGCCAAGGGGACCGTGGCTGAGGTCAGTCCCCTGCACCCCCTCTTCCCTGCAcgactccctccttccctccctccctccctccctctcacccaccGGATCAAGGCGTTTCCTCCCAAGtgccccttctcccacccacTACTAGGATGTAGCATCAAGCTAGGAGTCTCTGGGCCAGAAGTCTCTGGGCCGGCCCACAGGGGGGTGGATGGAAGGAACGCTGAGCCTCCAGGTCTCGAGGTCacggcagggggaggagagagaggtctGTCCCTAGCCCCTGCCCCGTTTCCCTAGGACAGAGTGTGGGGTGTGGTCAgtgcctgtgggaggggccccGGACCCCCACCCGT
This region of Felis catus isolate Fca126 chromosome X, F.catus_Fca126_mat1.0, whole genome shotgun sequence genomic DNA includes:
- the LOC123383383 gene encoding cancer/testis antigen 1-like isoform X1; the protein is MEATDRGAGGGAGGPEGQRGPGDPGVPDGPGGHEGPGGGGGEGEECAAAGAAPRVAQAPCAPVPGAAAVPGLGGHPLPGPRGHSGPTAGGPGSQPLQFYVTMPFPSPTEAQVAHQCLATQGQPQVGAVRKEFTVLGNVLIIRLTAEDPGQLQVSIASCLDQLSLLVWTMQRFVPPFFTLPEPGKRG
- the LOC105259688 gene encoding LOW QUALITY PROTEIN: sodium- and chloride-dependent creatine transporter 1-like (The sequence of the model RefSeq protein was modified relative to this genomic sequence to represent the inferred CDS: deleted 4 bases in 2 codons), which codes for MAAGLGRGPGGPGAQGDPAGPEGSGTGEYRPGDSSPVALPSAVAALTGCPSPRNKVLRLSGGGGLDVPGALNWEVTLCLPACWVLAYFCVCKGVKSTGKIVYFTATFPCMVLIVLLVRGVLLSGALDGIIYYVKLDWSKLGSPQVWIDAGTQIFFSFAIGLGALTALGSYNRFNNNCYKDAIILALIYSGTSFFAGFVVFSILGFMAAEQGVHISKVAESGPGLAFIASPLAVTLMPVAPLWAALFFFMLLLLGLDSQFVGVEGFITGLLDLLPASYYFRFQREISVALCCALCFVIDLSMVTDGGMYVFQLFDYYSAPSSTTLLWQAFWECVVVAWVYGADRFMDDVACMIGYRPCPWMKWCWSFFTPLVCMVIFIFNVVYYKPLVYNTYVYPWWGEAMGWGFALSSMLCVPLHLLGCLLRAKGTVAEGTETPVRTLVQGKVAH
- the LOC123383383 gene encoding S-antigen protein-like isoform X3, with the translated sequence MEATDRGAGGGAGGPEGQRGPGDPGVPDGPGGHEGPGGGGGEGEECAAAGAAPRVAQAPCAPVPGAAAVPGLGGHPLPGPRGHSGPTAGGPGSQPLQFYQLRHHAFPVTHGGTGGPPVSGNTGPAPGRGSSEGVHAD
- the LOC123383383 gene encoding cancer/testis antigen 1-like isoform X2 produces the protein MEATDRGAGGGAGGPEGQRGPGDPGVPDGPGGHEGPGGGGGEGEECAAAGAAPRVAQAPCAPVPGAAAVPGLGGHPLPGPRGHSGPTAGGPGSQPLQFYVTMPFPSPTEAQVAHQCLATQGQPQVGAVRKEFTPTDCRRPWPTPGFHRLLS
- the LOC123383383 gene encoding cancer/testis antigen 1-like isoform X4 translates to MAPEATRAPAVEVVRERSVPRPVRPRGSRRRHVLPSRAQLPCQGLADTLCRDPVGTAGPQPEGRGASRCSSTSYVTMPFPSPTEAQVAHQCLATQGQPQVGAVRKEFTVLGNVLIIRLTAEDPGQLQVSIASCLDQLSLLVWTMQRFVPPFFTLPEPGKRG